From the Balearica regulorum gibbericeps isolate bBalReg1 chromosome 4, bBalReg1.pri, whole genome shotgun sequence genome, one window contains:
- the HERC3 gene encoding putative E3 ubiquitin-protein ligase HERC3 isoform X3, whose amino-acid sequence MLCWGYSSFGQPGIGSNLQVIIPEPQVYGFIHDRNVKEVACGGNHSVFLLEDGEVYTCGLNTKGQLGHDCEGSKPEQIGALAGQHIVHVACGESHSVALSDQGQLFSWGAGSDGQLGLTTIEDAVTVPRLIKKLNQQTILQVSCGNWHCLALAADGQFFTWGQNSYGQLGLGKECPSQASPQRVKSLDGIPLAQVAAGGAHSFALSLSGAVFGWGKNSSGQLGLSDERDRESPCHVKLLRSQKVVYISCGEEHTAVLTKSGGVFTFGAGSCGQLGHDSMNDEVNPRRVLELMGSEVSQIACGRHHTLAFVPSSGMIYAFGCGTRGQLGTGHTCNVKCPSPVKGHWAAHNGQLSGKPDACKYHIVKHIFSGGDQTFVLCSKYENSLPADDFRTINETRYTCLINDETIDVWRQKLLEKNSSNSVNNVVQILSSAACWNGSFLEKKIDEHFKTSPKIPGIDLNSTRVLFEKLMNSQHSILLDQILKSFESFLIPQLSSSPPDVEAMRIYLILPEFPPFQDSKYYITLTLPLAMAILRLDTNPSKVLENWWSQVCPRYFLRLVDLYKAAVVYLLSGRKTLLIPVLFSSYITAALRLLEKLHKVNQKVKHVEYDKFYIPEISSLVDIQEDYLMWFLHQAGMPGIVNNVANDLKMLLCKRRQCGVLARGLNQDSRDVGSIPGSSSNLLGDIG is encoded by the exons atgctaTGCTGGGGATACTCGTCTTTTGGACAACCTGGGATAGGTAGCAACCTCCAGGTCATCATTCCTGAACCACAGGTGTATGGATTCATTCATGACAGAAATGTCAAGGAGGTGGCATGTGGAGGAAACCACTCTGTGTTCCTGTTGGAAGATGGGGAAGTGTATACCTGTGGCTTGAACACCAAAGGCCAACTGGGGCATGACTGTGAAGGAAGCAAGCCCG aaCAAATCGGAGCCCTGGCTGGGCAGCACATCGTACACGTTGCCTGCGGAGAGTCTCACAGCGTCGCGCTCAGTGACCAGGGCCAGCTCTTCTCCTGGGGTGCTGGCAGCGATGGACAGTTGGGCCTCACCACTATAGAAGATGCAGTGACCGTGCCAAG GTTGATAAAGAAATTGAACCAACAGACAATACTGCAGGTTTCCTGTGGAAATTGGCATTGCCTGGCTTTAGCAGCAG ATGGCCAATTCTTCACATGGGGACAGAACAGCTATGGTCAGCTGGGCTTGGGTAAAGAGTGTCCTTCCCAAGCCAGTCCACAACGTGTCAAGTCTCTCGATGGGATCCCTTTGGCTCAGGTTGCTGCAGGCGGAGCCCACAGCTTTGCCCTCTCTCTCTCAGGAGCTGTGTTTGGCTGGGGGAAGAACAGCTCAGGACAGCTGGGACTAAGTGATGAACGAG ACCGAGAATCCCCTTGTCATGTGAAGCTGTTGCGGTCTCAGAAGGTTGTTTACATCAGCTGTGGAGAGGAACACACAGCAGTTCTGACAAAG AGTGGAGGGGTGTTCACGTTCGGTGCAGGTTCCTGTGGGCAACTGGGACATGACTCCATGAATGATGAAGTGAACCCCCGAAGAGTTCTTGAGCTAATGGGCAGCGAAGTATCCCAGATTGCTTGTGGCAG ACATCACACTTTAGCCTTTGTGCCTTCTTCAGGAATGATCTATGCATTTGGGTGTGGAACGAGAGGCCAGCTGGGAACAGGGCACACTTGCAATGTTAAGTGTCCCTCTCCCGTGAAGGGTCACTGGGCAGCTCACAATGGGCAACTCTCAGGGAAACCTG ATGCCTGTAAATATCACATTGTTAAACATATCTTCTCTGGAGGAGACCAAACATTTGTGCTTTGCTCCAAATATGAG AATTCCTTGCCTGCTGATGATTTCCGGACCATAAATGAAACACGTTACACCTGTTTAATAAATGATGAAACTATAGATGTCTGGAGGcaaaagcttttagaaaagaACAGTTCTAATTCTGTCAA TAATGTTGTTCAGATACTgtcctcagctgcctgctggaatGGAAGCTTCTTGGAGAAGAA aatcgatgaacattttaaaaccagtcCGAAGATCCCAGGGATTGATCTGAACTCCACCAGAGTGCTGTTTGAGAAGCTGATGAACTCTCAGCACTCCATTCTCCTAGACCAG ATACTGAAGAGCTTTGAAAGTTTTTTGATTCCTCAGCTGTCCAGCTCACCACCAGATGTCGAGGCAATGAGGATCTATTTGATTCTCCCCGAATTCCCACCCTTCCAAGACTCCAAGTATTATATCACATTAACACTTCCTCTAGCAATGGCTATTCTTCGCCTAGATACCAACCCCAGCAAAGTTCTTG aaaactgGTGGTCTCAAGTGTGCCCAAGATATTTCCTCAGGCTCGTGGACCTCTATAAAGCCGCAGTGGTTTACCTCCTCAGTGGAAGAAAGACACTGTTGATCCCAGTCCTGTTCAGTAGCTACATTACAGCTGCTCTCAGACTTCTGGAGAAACTCCACAAG gTAAATCAGAAGGTTAAACACGTAGAATATGACAAGTTTTACATCCCTGAGATTTCCAGTTTGGTGGACATTCAGGAGGATTATCTCATGTGGTTCTTACATCAGGCTGGAATG CCAGGTATTGTGAATAATGTAGCCAATGATCTTAAAATGCTGCTCTGTAAGAGGAGGCAGTGTGGTGTTCTGGCTAGGGGACTGAACCAAGACTCAAGAGATGTGGGTTCTATTCCTGGCTCTTCCAGTAACCTGCTGGGTGATATTGGGTAA